The Nocardia sp. NBC_00508 nucleotide sequence CGACCAGCTCCAGCAGCGAGGTGCTGCGGTCGCCGAGCCTCACGTACGCGGGGTCGGCAGGGTGGGCGCCGAACCACAGTTCCGCCTCCGGATGGGCGGAGGGAACCGGCCTGCCGCACAGCTGAGCGAGCGCGGTGCGCGATCCCCAGGCATACGAACGGAGCGCACCAACGAGTTCGTGCACTAGTAGCTTCCCCCGAACTGCCCCTGGCTCTCGGCCGCGGCGTCGCGGAAGCCGATCAGCCGCAGGTAGGCGGCGGCCATCTCCAGTCGCAGCGCGAGCACCGCGAGCTGTTCGAGTTCGGTGCCTCGCCCGGGCGCGGACTCCTCGGCGCGGGTCGGTCCTGGCACGGTGGGGTCGGTCATCCCGGTGTGCAGCAGGTCGACGTCGGCGTTCACCAGATCGGCGTCCACCAGATTCGATCCGTCGCCGTCGAACACCGCGATGCGGCGGCGCGCGGCGGCGCGATCGTGATCGGCGCTGAGCACGAACACCCGGATGCGCTGCACCGGAGCGGGTCCGTCGAGTTCCTCGTCGTGGAACAGCGGATCGAAATCGGGGGCGGATTCGCCTGCGGCCTCGGTCATCTGGGCCTTCGCCGCCACGGCCTCGGCCAAGTCCACGGCGGTGGCCACCTTGCCCGCGGACTGCAGCAGCACCTCGGCGCCGTGTTCGGCCAGTTCGGCGGCGGCCGGTGAGTCGCCCGCGAGCACGACGCCACGCTGCTGCATGCGCGCGGCCAACGTCTTGGCGGGGTTGCGGAAGACCTCGTTGTGCGGACCGTCGCGCAGCGCTTCCGCGTCCAGCACGTCGGCCAGCTCGGTCAGTTCGGGGACGGCGACCCCGCTGCGCACCGGGTCGACCGCGCGCAGCACCGCGATTCCGGCGGCCAGGAAGCGCAGCAGGCGGTTGTGCCCGAGCACCTGCACCCTCGGCTCCAGCACGGCGGCGCGGCCGGACGCGGCGGCCCGTAGCGGCCCTTCGTGCGGTGCCGCGACGACCACCTCGGCGCCGCGACGCAACGCCCGGTCGACGGCGTCGATCAGCCGCGGGTCGCCCGCGTCGTCGCCGGCGACCAGCACGACATCCAGGGGCCCGACCCACGGCGGGAGGGCGGCGGCGGGCACGACGGGGAGGCCGGCGCGGTCGCCGAGCGCGGCGACGAGCAGTCCCGCCGCACGCGCGGCGCGCCCGGCACCGGAGACCAGTACCACGCTGCGTGGTCGCAGATCGGCCAGGCGGGCAAGCGCGTCCTCACCGACGGCCGCCGCGGTGGCGCGCACCTGGGCGCCGCCGGAAGCGGCCGAGCGCAGGGCGCCGCCGGCATCGGCTGCTTCGAGTGAAGCGGCATCGTCGAGGTCGAGCACCGGTGTTCCAGCGATCATCGGGCGTCCCACCTCCCCTCATCGCGCTGTATCGTTTCCGCCCCCGCGCCCACCCGGTCGGGGTGCCATACCGAGACCGAGTCGGGCGAATCCAAGGCCTGTGATTCCACTATTCCAGTCAGAAGCGCACGATGCTCAGGATCTCGGTTACGAGTGCGTCTACTTCCTCCGCCGATCGGGCCTCGACGTTCAGCCGGAGCAACGGCTCGGTATTCGACGCGCGCAAGTTGAACCAGGCGTTGTCGGCCAGCTGCACGGTCACCCCGTCCAGCCGGTCCACCGAGTGCGCCCGATCCGCGAAAGCATCCACCACGGCCATCGTCCGCGCCGCAGTGTCGGACACCGTGGAGTTGATCTCGCCGGAAGCCGCGTACGTCGCGTACGACGACATCAGTTCCGACACCGGCCGGTCCTTCTCGCCGAGCGCGGCCAGCACGTGCAGGGCCGCGAGCATGCCGGAGTCGGCGCCCCAGAAGTCGCGGAAGTAGTAGTGCGCGGAGTGCTCGCCGCCGAACACGGCTCCGGTGGCGGCCATTTCCTGCTTGATGAACGAGTGGCCGACCCGGGTGCGCACCGGCGTTCCGCCCAGCTCGTGCACCAGCTCCGGCACCGCACGCGACGTGATCAGGTTGTGGATGATCACCGCGCCCGGCTCCTTGGCCAGCTCGCGCTCGGCAACCAGGGCGGTGATCGCCGACGGCGACACCGGCTCGCCGTTCTCGTCGACCACGAAGCAGCGGTCGGCGTCGCCGTCGAAGGCAAGGCCGATGTCCGCGCCCGAGCTGCGGACCAGCTTCTGCAGGTCCACCAGGTTCGCCGGGTCGAGCGGGTTGGCCTCGTGGTTCGGGAAGCTGCCGTCCAGCTCGAAGTACAGCGGGACGATGGTCGCCTGCGGCAGCGCGCCCAGCACGGCGGGCACGGTGTGGCCGCCCATGCCGTTGCCCGCGTCCACGGCGACGGTGAGCGGGCGGATGCCGCCGAGATCGACCAGGCCGCGCAGGTAGGCCGCGTAGTCGGCGAGCAGATCGACTTCGGTCGCGGTGCCGCGATGGCCCGGGCGGTCGGGCACGCCTTCGATCAGCTCGTTCTTGATCGTGGCCAGGCCGGTGTCCTGCCCCACCGGGAGAGCCTTGGCGCGGCACAGCTTGATGCCGTTGTAGCGAGCCGGGTTGTGGCTGGCGGTGAACATGGCGCCAGGGCAGTCCAGGTGGCCGGAGGCGAAGTACAGCTGGTCGGTCGAGGCCAGGCCGATGTGCACCACGTCAAGGCCCTGGCCGAGCGCGCCGTCGGCGAAGGCGGCCGAGAGCTCGGGGGAGGAGTCCCGCATGTCGTGTCCGATGACGATCCGGCTCGCGCCCTCCGCGCGCATCAACCTGGCGAACGACGCGCCGACGTCCCTGACGAATTCCGTGTCGATCTGATCACCGACCACACCGCGAACGTCGTAAGCCTTGATCACCGCGTTCACGAATTCGGCAGAGCGGGCGACTGTCATGCCCAACACCATAGTGGTTGCGCGTGGCCGCTCCGACACCCTCCTAGCCGGATCAGGACGGTGGGTCGGGGAGCACGCGGAGATGGCCGCGGCGGCCGGTGCGTGTGGTGCGCGCCGGCGGGGGTGTGTAGTCGTGATAGCCGCGCTGCTCGCGTTCGGGCGGGCGGCGGCGCAGTCCGGCCTCGCGCACCGCCTCGGCGAGGGCGGTCAGATCGTCGTCGTCCGGTGTGCTGGAGGAGAATCCGCCTTCGTGGCGGACCATTTCCCAGCCCTTCGGCGCGGTGATTCGGGAGCCGTGCGTTTCGCAGAGATCCCAGGAGTGCGGTTCGGCGACCGTCGCGAGCGGCCCGACTACTGCCGTCGAATCCGAGTACACATAGGTGAGCGTCGCGACGGCCGGATTCTTGCAACCTGGACGGCAGCAACGACGCATGGGAATCACGCCGATGAGAGTAACCCCCCTCGCGCATCGATGGGGACAGACACGCTCGAGGAATCTCGGTCTGCTGTAAGCAGAACGAGGGCAGCATGGCATTCCGCGGGCCGGATGGCGCGGTCGGCGGTATGTCACGGAGCAGGAGATCTCGGGGTACCCCGCCGGAAGCGGGCGTACACCCGCGGTCGCCCGGCGCTCGGCCCCGCAACAGCATTCGGGCGCGGTCGGCGCGCGGATGGGTGCGAATTACTCGGCTTCCGGATCGATCACGTCCGGATCGACGCCGAGGTAGGTCGCGACTTGCTGGACCAGCACTTCACGCAGCAGATCCACCAGGTCGTCGGGGTCGCTGGCGCGCAGCTCGAGCGGCTTGCGGAACAGCACCACCCGCGCACGGGTCGCCGCGCCGTGCCGGTCGACGCCGGCCGGGATGAGCCGCGAGAGCGGAACCGGGCCGTCGGCCACCACCTCGTCCGGCCAGGTGACCGAATCCGGGTGCAGCGGACGGATTTTCGGAACGTCGTCGACGGCGATGTCCAGTTTGGTGAGCCGGTCGTGCCAGCGGGTGTCCAACGGGGCGAACGCCTCCAGCACCAGCCGGTCGAACTTCTGGCCGCGGGTCCGCCAGGCGGGCACCGTGGGTGGCAGCATCGGCCCGCGCACCCCGCGGCCGCGGCGGGTCACCGACCGGGCGGTCGG carries:
- a CDS encoding tobH protein codes for the protein MIAGTPVLDLDDAASLEAADAGGALRSAASGGAQVRATAAAVGEDALARLADLRPRSVVLVSGAGRAARAAGLLVAALGDRAGLPVVPAAALPPWVGPLDVVLVAGDDAGDPRLIDAVDRALRRGAEVVVAAPHEGPLRAAASGRAAVLEPRVQVLGHNRLLRFLAAGIAVLRAVDPVRSGVAVPELTELADVLDAEALRDGPHNEVFRNPAKTLAARMQQRGVVLAGDSPAAAELAEHGAEVLLQSAGKVATAVDLAEAVAAKAQMTEAAGESAPDFDPLFHDEELDGPAPVQRIRVFVLSADHDRAAARRRIAVFDGDGSNLVDADLVNADVDLLHTGMTDPTVPGPTRAEESAPGRGTELEQLAVLALRLEMAAAYLRLIGFRDAAAESQGQFGGSY
- a CDS encoding phosphomannomutase/phosphoglucomutase; this translates as MTVARSAEFVNAVIKAYDVRGVVGDQIDTEFVRDVGASFARLMRAEGASRIVIGHDMRDSSPELSAAFADGALGQGLDVVHIGLASTDQLYFASGHLDCPGAMFTASHNPARYNGIKLCRAKALPVGQDTGLATIKNELIEGVPDRPGHRGTATEVDLLADYAAYLRGLVDLGGIRPLTVAVDAGNGMGGHTVPAVLGALPQATIVPLYFELDGSFPNHEANPLDPANLVDLQKLVRSSGADIGLAFDGDADRCFVVDENGEPVSPSAITALVAERELAKEPGAVIIHNLITSRAVPELVHELGGTPVRTRVGHSFIKQEMAATGAVFGGEHSAHYYFRDFWGADSGMLAALHVLAALGEKDRPVSELMSSYATYAASGEINSTVSDTAARTMAVVDAFADRAHSVDRLDGVTVQLADNAWFNLRASNTEPLLRLNVEARSAEEVDALVTEILSIVRF
- a CDS encoding DUF3499 domain-containing protein, giving the protein MRRCCRPGCKNPAVATLTYVYSDSTAVVGPLATVAEPHSWDLCETHGSRITAPKGWEMVRHEGGFSSSTPDDDDLTALAEAVREAGLRRRPPEREQRGYHDYTPPPARTTRTGRRGHLRVLPDPPS
- a CDS encoding metallopeptidase family protein, which codes for MARSRKRRPPTARSVTRRGRGVRGPMLPPTVPAWRTRGQKFDRLVLEAFAPLDTRWHDRLTKLDIAVDDVPKIRPLHPDSVTWPDEVVADGPVPLSRLIPAGVDRHGAATRARVVLFRKPLELRASDPDDLVDLLREVLVQQVATYLGVDPDVIDPEAE